In a single window of the Streptomyces sp. NBC_00285 genome:
- a CDS encoding FdhF/YdeP family oxidoreductase, whose translation MQNPPGEEPETTLSVTPPKKWAAGVPAVVHALEYSLEQTSARRTGVDLLTMNQVGGIDCPGCAWADPAPGRRHRNEYCENGAKHINDEATTRRITTDFFREHSVSELAGRSDMWLNQQGRLTEPLIKRPNSDHYEPIGWNEAMGVLAEELTSLHSPDEAVFYTSGRASNEAAFVLQLFARAFGTNNLPDCSNMCHESSGFALSETLGTGKGTVSLDDLHHADLIFLVGQNPGTNHPRQLSALEEAKGNGARIVAVNPLPEAGLRRFKNPQKPSGVIGRGTQIADRFLHIKPGGDLALFQALNLLLLEAEDARPGTVLDHDFIDAHTAGFEEFAQHARTVDWDDVLTATGLTRAEIEKVRDDVLRSERVVVCWAMGITQHKHGVPTIREIVNFLLLRGNLGRAGTGVCPVRGHSNVQGDRTMGIWEQMPDSFLDALQQEFGFDPPRPHGLDSVNSIRAMREGRVKVFLALAGNFVRAAPDSAVTEEAMRSCRLTAHISTKLNRSHTVCGDTALILPTLGRTERDIQADGEQFVTVENSMSEVHTSTGRLEPASHQLLSEVAILCRLARRTLDGKADIPWGQFEGDYGTIRDRISRIVPGFHDFNARVSRPGGFQLPNPVNEGVFNTSAGKALFTRNEPVVPKAPEGHLLLQTLRSHDQWNTIPYTLNDRYRGIHGSRHVVLVHPSDISALGLSQGDRVDLVSVWADGIERRAENFEVVPYPTAPGSAAAYYPETNVLVPLDSVADISNQPTSKGLVVRLEPTPDQATTAPA comes from the coding sequence CCGGCTGCGCCTGGGCCGATCCGGCCCCTGGGCGCCGTCATCGCAACGAGTACTGCGAGAACGGCGCCAAACACATCAACGACGAAGCCACGACACGCCGGATCACCACCGACTTCTTCCGCGAGCACAGCGTCTCCGAGCTCGCCGGGCGCTCCGACATGTGGCTCAACCAGCAGGGACGGCTCACCGAACCGCTGATCAAGCGTCCGAACTCCGACCACTACGAACCCATCGGCTGGAACGAAGCCATGGGCGTGCTCGCCGAGGAACTGACCTCGCTCCACTCCCCCGACGAGGCCGTCTTCTACACCTCCGGCCGGGCCAGCAACGAAGCCGCCTTCGTCCTGCAGCTCTTCGCCCGCGCCTTCGGCACCAACAACCTGCCCGACTGCAGCAACATGTGCCACGAGTCCAGCGGATTCGCCCTCAGCGAGACGCTGGGCACCGGCAAGGGCACCGTCAGCCTCGACGACCTGCACCACGCCGACCTGATCTTCCTGGTCGGCCAGAACCCCGGAACCAACCATCCTCGCCAGCTCTCCGCCCTGGAGGAGGCCAAAGGCAACGGCGCCCGCATCGTGGCGGTCAACCCGCTGCCCGAGGCCGGGCTCAGGCGCTTCAAGAACCCCCAGAAGCCGAGCGGCGTCATCGGACGAGGCACCCAGATCGCCGACCGCTTCCTGCACATCAAGCCCGGTGGCGACCTCGCCCTCTTCCAGGCCCTCAACCTGCTGCTGCTCGAAGCCGAGGACGCCCGTCCCGGCACCGTCCTGGACCACGACTTCATCGACGCCCACACCGCCGGCTTCGAGGAGTTCGCCCAACACGCCCGCACGGTCGACTGGGACGACGTCCTCACCGCGACAGGACTGACCCGCGCAGAGATCGAGAAGGTCCGCGACGACGTCCTGCGCAGCGAACGGGTCGTCGTCTGCTGGGCGATGGGCATCACCCAGCACAAACACGGTGTGCCCACCATCCGGGAGATCGTCAACTTCCTGCTGCTGCGCGGCAACCTCGGGCGCGCAGGTACCGGCGTCTGCCCGGTCCGCGGTCACAGCAACGTCCAGGGCGACCGCACGATGGGCATCTGGGAACAGATGCCGGACTCCTTCCTCGACGCGCTCCAGCAGGAGTTCGGCTTCGATCCACCGCGCCCGCACGGACTCGACTCGGTGAACTCGATCAGGGCGATGCGCGAAGGCCGCGTCAAGGTGTTCCTCGCCCTGGCAGGCAACTTCGTACGCGCGGCTCCCGACAGCGCGGTCACCGAAGAGGCGATGCGCTCGTGCCGGCTGACCGCCCACATCTCCACCAAGCTGAACCGGTCCCACACCGTCTGCGGTGATACGGCGCTGATCCTGCCGACCCTCGGCCGCACCGAGCGTGACATCCAGGCCGACGGCGAACAGTTCGTCACGGTGGAGAACTCCATGAGCGAGGTGCACACCTCCACGGGGCGCCTCGAACCGGCATCCCACCAGTTGCTCAGCGAAGTCGCCATTCTGTGCCGACTCGCCCGCCGTACCCTCGACGGCAAGGCGGACATCCCCTGGGGCCAGTTCGAAGGGGACTACGGCACGATCCGTGACCGCATCTCCCGTATCGTGCCGGGGTTCCACGACTTCAACGCGCGGGTGTCGCGCCCGGGCGGCTTCCAACTGCCCAACCCCGTCAACGAGGGCGTGTTCAACACCTCGGCGGGCAAAGCGCTGTTCACCCGCAACGAGCCTGTGGTCCCGAAAGCGCCCGAGGGCCATCTGCTGTTGCAGACCCTGCGCTCGCACGATCAGTGGAACACCATCCCCTATACGCTCAACGACCGCTACCGCGGCATCCACGGAAGCCGCCACGTCGTCCTCGTCCACCCTTCCGACATCTCCGCGCTCGGCCTCAGCCAGGGCGACCGCGTCGACCTGGTGAGCGTCTGGGCGGACGGCATCGAACGCCGGGCCGAGAACTTCGAGGTCGTCCCCTATCCGACCGCGCCGGGCTCCGCAGCCGCCTACTACCCCGAGACCAACGTCCTGGTGCCGCTGGACAGCGTCGCCGACATCAGCAACCAGCCCACGTCGAAGGGCCTCGTCGTCCGCCTCGAGCCCACGCCCGACCAGGCGACAACAGCTCCCGCCTGA